Below is a window of bacterium DNA.
TCCAGCGGCATGTACGTGCGCCTGGCCTTCTCCGCCGCCGTCAGCCTCGACCCCGACATCCTCCTGGTCGACGAGGTCCTGGCGGTGGGCGACACCTACTTTCAGCACAAGTGCGTCCGCAAGATCCGGCAGTTTCAGGAAGAGGGCCGGACCATCGTCTACGTCACCCACGACATCGAGAGCATGCGCAACGTCTGCGACCGGGCGGTGATCGTCGACTACTCCCGGCTCATCGCCGACGGGCCGGCCGACGAGACGGCCAAGCGTTACATGGCCCTGATCGACCGCCGCGAGAAACTGGCCGGGGGGGAGAACGGGGACCCGGGGCCGCTCCGCGAGCAGGCGCGCAAGGCCATCAGCGACTACAGCCGCTACGGGGAGCGCGAAGCCGAGATCGTCGAGATCGCCGTCCTCGGCGGGGACGGGGCGGCGACGGAAACCTTCGCCGCCGGGGACGCGATGACGATCCGGTTCCGGGTCCGCTTCCACCGGGACGTGCCCCGGTTCGTGCTCGGCGTCATCGTCCGCAACCAGTGGGGGAGCGACGTCTTCGGGACCAACAACCACTGGCAGGGCCAGCCCCTGGCCGATTTCCGGGCCGGGGAATCGGCCCTGGTCGAGTTCCGGCTCCCGGCCGCCTTCGCTTCGGGTTCGTACTCCCTCAACCCCGCCGCCTCCTCGCACCTGCGGGGCGACGAGTACCGGATCCTGGACTGGATCAACAACGCGGCGCTCTTCCGCGTCCGCAACCCCCGCCGGCTCGCCGGGTACGCCGAGATCCCCTGCAAGATTACGGTTGAAAAATGCGGGCCCCGCGAGTAGGTTCGGGCCCCGCGCGGAAATCATTCACCAAGGAGTACCGCTCTTGAAAATACTCGTCACCGGCGGAGCCGGGTTTATCGGAAGTTTCATCGTCGACGCCCTGGTCCGGGAAGGGCACCGGGTC
It encodes the following:
- a CDS encoding ABC transporter ATP-binding protein, which translates into the protein MNGSISIRGVSKSFPVVERPLRRLKNVLAGGKRGSGREFWALRNVDLEIAPGTTLGILGQNGSGKSTLLQLMAGIMHPTLGRVSAAGRISTLLELGAGFDPDFTGRENVRMSGHILGFSSREIEARLAEIVEFAELGDFIDRPTRTYSSGMYVRLAFSAAVSLDPDILLVDEVLAVGDTYFQHKCVRKIRQFQEEGRTIVYVTHDIESMRNVCDRAVIVDYSRLIADGPADETAKRYMALIDRREKLAGGENGDPGPLREQARKAISDYSRYGEREAEIVEIAVLGGDGAATETFAAGDAMTIRFRVRFHRDVPRFVLGVIVRNQWGSDVFGTNNHWQGQPLADFRAGESALVEFRLPAAFASGSYSLNPAASSHLRGDEYRILDWINNAALFRVRNPRRLAGYAEIPCKITVEKCGPRE